Proteins from a genomic interval of Rattus norvegicus strain BN/NHsdMcwi chromosome 2, GRCr8, whole genome shotgun sequence:
- the Mynn gene encoding myoneurin isoform 1 (isoform 1 is encoded by transcript variant 1), whose translation MQYSHHCEHLLERLNKQREAGFLCDCTIVIGEFQFKAHRNVLASFSEYFGAIYRSTSENNVFLDQSQVKADGFQKLLEFIYTGTLNLDSWNVKEIHQAADYLKVEEVVTKCKIKMEDFAFIASPSSTEISSITGNIELNQQTCLLTLRDYNNREKSEVSTDSVQANPKQRVLTKKSSQSKKKKKAFNSQNPGRAKALQHHSGVSESASVELFLDANKLSPPAVEQVIQGNDTSELELTSVVENTFPAQDIVQTVTVKRKRRKSQSHCALKEHSMSNIASVKSPYELENAGEELDPRYSKAKPMCNTCGKVFSEASSLRRHMRIHKGVKPYVCHLCGKAFTQCNQLKTHVRTHTGERPYKCELCDKGFAQKCQLVFHSRMHHGEEKPYKCDVCNLQFATSSNLKIHARKHSGEKPYVCDRCGQRFAQASTLTYHVRRHTGEKPYVCDTCGKAFAVSSSLITHSRKHTGEKPYICGICGKSFISSGELNKHFRSHTGERPFICELCGNSYTDIKNLKKHKTKVHSGTDKNADCSVDDHAVSEQDSIQRSPLSETLDVKPSDMTLPLALPLGTEDHHMLLPVTDSQSPTSDTLLRSTVNGYSEPQLIFLQQLY comes from the exons ATGCAGTATTCACACCACTGTGAGCACCTTTTAGAGAGACTGAATAAACAACGAGAAGCAGGATTTCTTTGTGACTGTACCATAGTGATTGGAGAATTCCAGTTCAAGGCGCATAGGAATGTGCTTGCCTCCTTTAGTGAGTATTTTGGTGCGATCTACAGAAGCACTTCTGAGAACAATGTTTTTCTTGATCAGAGTCAGGTGAAGGCTGACGGATTTCAGAAACTGTTGGAGTTTATATATACAGGAACTTTAAATCTCGACAG TTGGAATGTTAAGGAAATCCACCAGGCTGCTGACTATCTCAAAGTAGAAGAGGTAGtaacaaaatgtaaaataaagatgGAGGATTTCGCCTTCATTGCTAGTCCCTCTTCTACAGAAATATCTAGTATTACTGGGAACATCGAGTTGAATCAACAGACCTGTCTTCTTACTCTTCGAGATTATAACAATCGGGAGAAATCAGAAGTCTCCACAGACTCAGTTCAGGCAAACCCTAAACAACGGGTATTGACAAAGAAATCGTCTcaaagtaaaaagaagaaaaaggccttcaattcccagaacccagggcGAGCTAAAGCACTGCAACACCACAGTGGTGTTTCAGAGAGTGCGTCTGTCGAGTTATTCCTGGATGCGAACAAGTTGTCCCCACCTGCAGTAGAACAAGTCATTCAAGGAAATGACACTTCAGAACTTGAGTTGACCTCAGTTGTGGAGAATACTTTTCCTGCACAAGATATTGTGCAAACTGTTACAGTCAAACGGAAACGTCGAAAATCACAGTCACATTGTGCCCTGAAAGAACACTCCATGTCTAACATAGCCAGTGTAAAGAGTCCATATGAGCTGGAGAACGCCGGGGAAGAGCTGGACCCAAGGTATTCCAAGGCCAAGCCAATGTGTAACACGTGTGGGAAGGTGTTTTCAGAAGCCAGCAGCCTTCGAAGGCACATGAGAATACACAAAGGAGTCAAGCCGTACGTCTGCCACTTGTGTGGAAAGGCGTTTACCCAGTGCAACCAGCTGAAAACTCATGTGAGGACTCACACAG GGGAAAGGCCATATAAATGTGAACTGTGTGATAAAGGATTTGCTCAGAAATGCCAGCTGGTCTTCCATAGTCGCATGCATCATGGTGAGGAAAAACCCTATAAATGTGATGTGTGCAATTTACAGTTTGCAACTTCTAGCAATCTCAAGATTCATGCAAG GAAACACAGTGGAGAAAAGCCATATGTCTGTGATAGGTGTGGGCAGAGATTTGCCCAGGCCAGCACCCTGACCTATCATGTCCGCAGGCACACTGGAGAAAAGCCTTACGTGTGCGACACCTGCGGAAAGGCCTTTGCTGTCTCTAGCTCTCTCATCACTCATTCTCGGAAACACACAG GTGAAAAACCATACATATGTGGTATTTGTGGGAAAAGTTTTATCTCCTCAGGAGAGCTCAACAAACACTTtcgatcccatacag GAGAACGACCATTTATCTGTGAATTATGTGGAAATTCTTACACTGACATTAAAAACTTAAAGAAGCATAAAACAAAGGTCCATTCTG gTACAGATAAAAATGCAGATTGCAGTGTAGATGACCATGCTGTAAGTGAACAAGACTCCATACAGAGAAGTCCTTTGTCAGAAACGCTAGATGTGAAGCCTTCTGATATGACTCTACCCTTAGCGCTTCCTCTTGGGACTGAGGACCACCATATGCTTCTACCTGTCACGGATAGTCAGTCTCCTACATCAGACACACTGCTGAGGTCAACTGTGAATGGATATTCGGAACCACAGTTGATTTTTTTACAACAATTATATTGA
- the Mynn gene encoding myoneurin isoform X1, translated as MQYSHHCEHLLERLNKQREAGFLCDCTIVIGEFQFKAHRNVLASFSEYFGAIYRSTSENNVFLDQSQVKADGFQKLLEFIYTGTLNLDSWNVKEIHQAADYLKVEEVVTKCKIKMEDFAFIASPSSTEISSITGNIELNQQTCLLTLRDYNNREKSEVSTDSVQANPKQRVLTKKSSQSKKKKKAFNSQNPGRAKALQHHSGVSESASVELFLDANKLSPPAVEQVIQGNDTSELELTSVVENTFPAQDIVQTVTVKRKRRKSQSHCALKEHSMSNIASVKSPYELENAGEELDPRYSKAKPMCNTCGKVFSEASSLRRHMRIHKGVKPYVCHLCGKAFTQCNQLKTHVRTHTGERPYKCELCDKGFAQKCQLVFHSRMHHGEEKPYKCDVCNLQFATSSNLKIHARKHSGEKPYVCDRCGQRFAQASTLTYHVRRHTGEKPYVCDTCGKAFAVSSSLITHSRKHTGERPFICELCGNSYTDIKNLKKHKTKVHSGTDKNADCSVDDHAVSEQDSIQRSPLSETLDVKPSDMTLPLALPLGTEDHHMLLPVTDSQSPTSDTLLRSTVNGYSEPQLIFLQQLY; from the exons ATGCAGTATTCACACCACTGTGAGCACCTTTTAGAGAGACTGAATAAACAACGAGAAGCAGGATTTCTTTGTGACTGTACCATAGTGATTGGAGAATTCCAGTTCAAGGCGCATAGGAATGTGCTTGCCTCCTTTAGTGAGTATTTTGGTGCGATCTACAGAAGCACTTCTGAGAACAATGTTTTTCTTGATCAGAGTCAGGTGAAGGCTGACGGATTTCAGAAACTGTTGGAGTTTATATATACAGGAACTTTAAATCTCGACAG TTGGAATGTTAAGGAAATCCACCAGGCTGCTGACTATCTCAAAGTAGAAGAGGTAGtaacaaaatgtaaaataaagatgGAGGATTTCGCCTTCATTGCTAGTCCCTCTTCTACAGAAATATCTAGTATTACTGGGAACATCGAGTTGAATCAACAGACCTGTCTTCTTACTCTTCGAGATTATAACAATCGGGAGAAATCAGAAGTCTCCACAGACTCAGTTCAGGCAAACCCTAAACAACGGGTATTGACAAAGAAATCGTCTcaaagtaaaaagaagaaaaaggccttcaattcccagaacccagggcGAGCTAAAGCACTGCAACACCACAGTGGTGTTTCAGAGAGTGCGTCTGTCGAGTTATTCCTGGATGCGAACAAGTTGTCCCCACCTGCAGTAGAACAAGTCATTCAAGGAAATGACACTTCAGAACTTGAGTTGACCTCAGTTGTGGAGAATACTTTTCCTGCACAAGATATTGTGCAAACTGTTACAGTCAAACGGAAACGTCGAAAATCACAGTCACATTGTGCCCTGAAAGAACACTCCATGTCTAACATAGCCAGTGTAAAGAGTCCATATGAGCTGGAGAACGCCGGGGAAGAGCTGGACCCAAGGTATTCCAAGGCCAAGCCAATGTGTAACACGTGTGGGAAGGTGTTTTCAGAAGCCAGCAGCCTTCGAAGGCACATGAGAATACACAAAGGAGTCAAGCCGTACGTCTGCCACTTGTGTGGAAAGGCGTTTACCCAGTGCAACCAGCTGAAAACTCATGTGAGGACTCACACAG GGGAAAGGCCATATAAATGTGAACTGTGTGATAAAGGATTTGCTCAGAAATGCCAGCTGGTCTTCCATAGTCGCATGCATCATGGTGAGGAAAAACCCTATAAATGTGATGTGTGCAATTTACAGTTTGCAACTTCTAGCAATCTCAAGATTCATGCAAG GAAACACAGTGGAGAAAAGCCATATGTCTGTGATAGGTGTGGGCAGAGATTTGCCCAGGCCAGCACCCTGACCTATCATGTCCGCAGGCACACTGGAGAAAAGCCTTACGTGTGCGACACCTGCGGAAAGGCCTTTGCTGTCTCTAGCTCTCTCATCACTCATTCTCGGAAACACACAG GAGAACGACCATTTATCTGTGAATTATGTGGAAATTCTTACACTGACATTAAAAACTTAAAGAAGCATAAAACAAAGGTCCATTCTG gTACAGATAAAAATGCAGATTGCAGTGTAGATGACCATGCTGTAAGTGAACAAGACTCCATACAGAGAAGTCCTTTGTCAGAAACGCTAGATGTGAAGCCTTCTGATATGACTCTACCCTTAGCGCTTCCTCTTGGGACTGAGGACCACCATATGCTTCTACCTGTCACGGATAGTCAGTCTCCTACATCAGACACACTGCTGAGGTCAACTGTGAATGGATATTCGGAACCACAGTTGATTTTTTTACAACAATTATATTGA
- the Mynn gene encoding myoneurin isoform 2 (isoform 2 is encoded by transcript variant 2) → MEDFAFIASPSSTEISSITGNIELNQQTCLLTLRDYNNREKSEVSTDSVQANPKQRVLTKKSSQSKKKKKAFNSQNPGRAKALQHHSGVSESASVELFLDANKLSPPAVEQVIQGNDTSELELTSVVENTFPAQDIVQTVTVKRKRRKSQSHCALKEHSMSNIASVKSPYELENAGEELDPRYSKAKPMCNTCGKVFSEASSLRRHMRIHKGVKPYVCHLCGKAFTQCNQLKTHVRTHTGERPYKCELCDKGFAQKCQLVFHSRMHHGEEKPYKCDVCNLQFATSSNLKIHARKHSGEKPYVCDRCGQRFAQASTLTYHVRRHTGEKPYVCDTCGKAFAVSSSLITHSRKHTGEKPYICGICGKSFISSGELNKHFRSHTGERPFICELCGNSYTDIKNLKKHKTKVHSGTDKNADCSVDDHAVSEQDSIQRSPLSETLDVKPSDMTLPLALPLGTEDHHMLLPVTDSQSPTSDTLLRSTVNGYSEPQLIFLQQLY, encoded by the exons atgGAGGATTTCGCCTTCATTGCTAGTCCCTCTTCTACAGAAATATCTAGTATTACTGGGAACATCGAGTTGAATCAACAGACCTGTCTTCTTACTCTTCGAGATTATAACAATCGGGAGAAATCAGAAGTCTCCACAGACTCAGTTCAGGCAAACCCTAAACAACGGGTATTGACAAAGAAATCGTCTcaaagtaaaaagaagaaaaaggccttcaattcccagaacccagggcGAGCTAAAGCACTGCAACACCACAGTGGTGTTTCAGAGAGTGCGTCTGTCGAGTTATTCCTGGATGCGAACAAGTTGTCCCCACCTGCAGTAGAACAAGTCATTCAAGGAAATGACACTTCAGAACTTGAGTTGACCTCAGTTGTGGAGAATACTTTTCCTGCACAAGATATTGTGCAAACTGTTACAGTCAAACGGAAACGTCGAAAATCACAGTCACATTGTGCCCTGAAAGAACACTCCATGTCTAACATAGCCAGTGTAAAGAGTCCATATGAGCTGGAGAACGCCGGGGAAGAGCTGGACCCAAGGTATTCCAAGGCCAAGCCAATGTGTAACACGTGTGGGAAGGTGTTTTCAGAAGCCAGCAGCCTTCGAAGGCACATGAGAATACACAAAGGAGTCAAGCCGTACGTCTGCCACTTGTGTGGAAAGGCGTTTACCCAGTGCAACCAGCTGAAAACTCATGTGAGGACTCACACAG GGGAAAGGCCATATAAATGTGAACTGTGTGATAAAGGATTTGCTCAGAAATGCCAGCTGGTCTTCCATAGTCGCATGCATCATGGTGAGGAAAAACCCTATAAATGTGATGTGTGCAATTTACAGTTTGCAACTTCTAGCAATCTCAAGATTCATGCAAG GAAACACAGTGGAGAAAAGCCATATGTCTGTGATAGGTGTGGGCAGAGATTTGCCCAGGCCAGCACCCTGACCTATCATGTCCGCAGGCACACTGGAGAAAAGCCTTACGTGTGCGACACCTGCGGAAAGGCCTTTGCTGTCTCTAGCTCTCTCATCACTCATTCTCGGAAACACACAG GTGAAAAACCATACATATGTGGTATTTGTGGGAAAAGTTTTATCTCCTCAGGAGAGCTCAACAAACACTTtcgatcccatacag GAGAACGACCATTTATCTGTGAATTATGTGGAAATTCTTACACTGACATTAAAAACTTAAAGAAGCATAAAACAAAGGTCCATTCTG gTACAGATAAAAATGCAGATTGCAGTGTAGATGACCATGCTGTAAGTGAACAAGACTCCATACAGAGAAGTCCTTTGTCAGAAACGCTAGATGTGAAGCCTTCTGATATGACTCTACCCTTAGCGCTTCCTCTTGGGACTGAGGACCACCATATGCTTCTACCTGTCACGGATAGTCAGTCTCCTACATCAGACACACTGCTGAGGTCAACTGTGAATGGATATTCGGAACCACAGTTGATTTTTTTACAACAATTATATTGA
- the Mynn gene encoding myoneurin isoform 3 (isoform 3 is encoded by transcript variant 3), which translates to MEDFAFIASPSSTEISSITGNIELNQQTCLLTLRDYNNREKSEVSTDSVQANPKQRVLTKKSSQSKKKKKAFNSQNPGRAKALQHHSGVSESASVELFLDANKLSPPAVEQVIQGNDTSELELTSVVENTFPAQDIVQTVTVKRKRRKSQSHCALKEHSMSNIASVKSPYELENAGEELDPRYSKAKPMCNTCGKVFSEASSLRRHMRIHKGVKPYVCHLCGKAFTQCNQLKTHVRTHTGERPYKCELCDKGFAQKCQLVFHSRMHHGEEKPYKCDVCNLQFATSSNLKIHARKHSGEKPYVCDRCGQRFAQASTLTYHVRRHTGEKPYVCDTCGKAFAVSSSLITHSRKHTGERPFICELCGNSYTDIKNLKKHKTKVHSGTDKNADCSVDDHAVSEQDSIQRSPLSETLDVKPSDMTLPLALPLGTEDHHMLLPVTDSQSPTSDTLLRSTVNGYSEPQLIFLQQLY; encoded by the exons atgGAGGATTTCGCCTTCATTGCTAGTCCCTCTTCTACAGAAATATCTAGTATTACTGGGAACATCGAGTTGAATCAACAGACCTGTCTTCTTACTCTTCGAGATTATAACAATCGGGAGAAATCAGAAGTCTCCACAGACTCAGTTCAGGCAAACCCTAAACAACGGGTATTGACAAAGAAATCGTCTcaaagtaaaaagaagaaaaaggccttcaattcccagaacccagggcGAGCTAAAGCACTGCAACACCACAGTGGTGTTTCAGAGAGTGCGTCTGTCGAGTTATTCCTGGATGCGAACAAGTTGTCCCCACCTGCAGTAGAACAAGTCATTCAAGGAAATGACACTTCAGAACTTGAGTTGACCTCAGTTGTGGAGAATACTTTTCCTGCACAAGATATTGTGCAAACTGTTACAGTCAAACGGAAACGTCGAAAATCACAGTCACATTGTGCCCTGAAAGAACACTCCATGTCTAACATAGCCAGTGTAAAGAGTCCATATGAGCTGGAGAACGCCGGGGAAGAGCTGGACCCAAGGTATTCCAAGGCCAAGCCAATGTGTAACACGTGTGGGAAGGTGTTTTCAGAAGCCAGCAGCCTTCGAAGGCACATGAGAATACACAAAGGAGTCAAGCCGTACGTCTGCCACTTGTGTGGAAAGGCGTTTACCCAGTGCAACCAGCTGAAAACTCATGTGAGGACTCACACAG GGGAAAGGCCATATAAATGTGAACTGTGTGATAAAGGATTTGCTCAGAAATGCCAGCTGGTCTTCCATAGTCGCATGCATCATGGTGAGGAAAAACCCTATAAATGTGATGTGTGCAATTTACAGTTTGCAACTTCTAGCAATCTCAAGATTCATGCAAG GAAACACAGTGGAGAAAAGCCATATGTCTGTGATAGGTGTGGGCAGAGATTTGCCCAGGCCAGCACCCTGACCTATCATGTCCGCAGGCACACTGGAGAAAAGCCTTACGTGTGCGACACCTGCGGAAAGGCCTTTGCTGTCTCTAGCTCTCTCATCACTCATTCTCGGAAACACACAG GAGAACGACCATTTATCTGTGAATTATGTGGAAATTCTTACACTGACATTAAAAACTTAAAGAAGCATAAAACAAAGGTCCATTCTG gTACAGATAAAAATGCAGATTGCAGTGTAGATGACCATGCTGTAAGTGAACAAGACTCCATACAGAGAAGTCCTTTGTCAGAAACGCTAGATGTGAAGCCTTCTGATATGACTCTACCCTTAGCGCTTCCTCTTGGGACTGAGGACCACCATATGCTTCTACCTGTCACGGATAGTCAGTCTCCTACATCAGACACACTGCTGAGGTCAACTGTGAATGGATATTCGGAACCACAGTTGATTTTTTTACAACAATTATATTGA